One stretch of Priestia megaterium DNA includes these proteins:
- a CDS encoding ABC transporter substrate-binding protein has protein sequence MAFKMKKWPLAAGVLSATLLFSTACSNESASGNKKSGGDQVVVDVFQGKVEIADQLKALTDQYTKEHPNVKFNIQTVGGGADGAAALKAQFASGNAPDLFTNGGYQEAKTWKNKLEDLSDQPWIDDAYENTLTPMTMDGKVYGQPISLEGYGFTYNKKLFKKAGIKELPKTYSELEAAAKKLKAAGITPFSIGYGEWWVLGNHGLNIPFASQKDPDAFIKGLNDGSTKIAGNEQFKQYVKLLDLTVKYGNKNPLTTDYNTQVTKFANGEAAIIQQGNWIQPMLDKITPNMDVGILPMPLSDDAAVSDKLAIDVPSNWVIHKQAPAADKKAAKDFLNWMVTSKEGQKALVEDFKYIPAFKSIEAKDIGPLGEELLKYSKDQKTLPWEWTKFPEGVTQKFGADVQEYIGGQTSEDELLKSLDKRWAELK, from the coding sequence ATGGCATTTAAAATGAAAAAATGGCCTTTAGCGGCAGGTGTTTTATCGGCTACGCTGTTATTTTCAACGGCATGCTCAAACGAAAGCGCATCAGGTAATAAAAAAAGCGGCGGAGATCAAGTAGTAGTAGATGTCTTTCAAGGAAAAGTAGAAATTGCAGATCAGCTAAAAGCTCTAACTGATCAATATACAAAAGAACATCCAAACGTAAAGTTCAATATCCAAACGGTCGGTGGAGGAGCTGACGGTGCAGCAGCTTTAAAAGCGCAGTTTGCTTCGGGTAATGCACCTGACCTTTTCACAAACGGCGGATATCAAGAGGCAAAAACGTGGAAAAATAAATTAGAAGATTTATCGGATCAGCCTTGGATTGATGACGCGTACGAAAACACACTTACACCAATGACGATGGACGGTAAAGTATATGGACAGCCGATCAGTCTTGAAGGCTATGGATTTACATATAACAAAAAACTGTTCAAAAAAGCAGGCATTAAAGAGCTTCCAAAAACGTATTCAGAATTAGAAGCAGCGGCTAAAAAGCTAAAAGCTGCCGGCATTACGCCATTTTCTATCGGCTATGGCGAGTGGTGGGTGCTTGGAAACCACGGCTTAAATATTCCATTTGCCAGTCAAAAAGATCCGGATGCATTTATTAAAGGGTTAAATGACGGCAGTACGAAAATCGCAGGAAACGAGCAGTTCAAACAGTATGTAAAGCTGCTTGATTTAACAGTGAAATATGGAAACAAAAATCCGTTAACGACGGACTACAACACGCAAGTAACGAAATTTGCGAACGGTGAAGCAGCGATAATTCAGCAAGGAAACTGGATTCAGCCAATGCTTGATAAAATTACGCCGAACATGGATGTAGGTATTCTACCTATGCCGTTAAGCGACGATGCAGCTGTATCTGACAAGCTTGCAATCGATGTTCCAAGCAACTGGGTTATTCACAAACAAGCACCGGCGGCAGATAAAAAAGCAGCAAAAGACTTCTTAAATTGGATGGTCACATCTAAAGAAGGCCAAAAAGCGCTAGTAGAAGACTTCAAGTACATTCCAGCTTTTAAATCAATTGAAGCAAAAGACATCGGACCTTTAGGTGAAGAGCTTCTTAAATATTCTAAGGATCAAAAAACGCTTCCTTGGGAATGGACAAAATTCCCTGAAGGTGTAACGCAAAAATTCGGAGCGGATGTACAAGAATACATCGGCGGCCAAACGTCTGAAGATGAGCTATTAAAATCATTGGATAAAAGATGGGCTGAGTTGAAGTAA
- a CDS encoding carbohydrate ABC transporter permease has translation MGNKYTSKTFIVEILAVLLGLVFLVPFYYVLSNSLKSFAEILSNTSALPTTIQFQNFVNAFNQMNYLKVLSNSLIITVISNAVLVIFCSMAAYMLVRTKKKISSIIFMAFVAAMVIPFQSIMIPLVKVAGNLNLLNSIWGIVIMYLGFGSGMTIFLYHGFIKGIPVELEEAAIIDGCSRLGVFWRIVFPLLKPITVTVVILNSLWIWNDFLLPSLVLQDPELRTIPLATFFFFGQYTKQWDLALAALVISIIPLLIFFFAMQKHIVKGITSGSIK, from the coding sequence ATGGGAAACAAATATACGAGCAAAACCTTTATTGTTGAAATTTTAGCGGTCCTGCTTGGATTGGTATTCTTGGTTCCATTTTATTACGTGCTTTCAAACTCGTTAAAGTCATTTGCTGAAATTTTATCAAACACATCGGCACTGCCGACAACGATTCAGTTTCAAAACTTTGTCAACGCATTCAACCAAATGAATTACTTAAAGGTGCTTAGCAACTCGCTAATCATTACAGTCATCAGTAATGCAGTTCTAGTAATCTTCTGTTCAATGGCAGCTTACATGCTGGTTCGAACAAAGAAAAAAATCAGCAGCATTATCTTTATGGCATTCGTAGCGGCAATGGTTATTCCGTTTCAATCGATCATGATTCCACTTGTAAAAGTAGCAGGAAACTTAAATCTGTTAAACAGCATCTGGGGTATTGTGATCATGTATTTAGGCTTCGGTTCTGGTATGACGATTTTCTTGTACCACGGATTTATTAAAGGAATTCCAGTCGAGCTAGAAGAAGCGGCAATCATCGATGGATGCTCACGTCTAGGCGTATTCTGGAGAATTGTATTTCCGTTATTAAAGCCAATTACAGTAACCGTAGTCATCTTAAACAGCCTATGGATTTGGAATGACTTCTTACTTCCGTCTCTTGTTCTGCAAGATCCTGAACTAAGAACGATTCCGCTTGCTACATTCTTCTTCTTTGGTCAGTATACAAAGCAGTGGGATCTAGCACTAGCAGCACTTGTGATCAGTATTATCCCGCTATTAATCTTCTTCTTTGCAATGCAAAAACACATTGTTAAAGGAATTACAAGCGGTTCAATTAAATAA
- a CDS encoding carbohydrate ABC transporter permease: MNSQSKLQETEYVPLEQELKREPSINTKKRKNLKNAGLFALFVGPALLAFCVIVLIPFFTGIYYSFTDWNGVNGTINWVGLDNFKYLFTEDKQFQQSFWITTKYTVVAIILTNVVGFVLAILVTQMLKTRNILRTVFFMPNLIGGLLLGFVWQFIFVKGFASIGQITGISLFELPWLGDAKTAFWGIVIVSVWQGAGYIMLIYTAALQNVPQELIEAAKIDGASRWQILRHITIPMVAPAVTVCLFLTISWSFKVFDVNLSLTNGGPFKSTEMLALNIYTEAFVNNRYGLGEAKALIFFIVVAAITIIQVTYTKKKEVES, translated from the coding sequence ATGAATAGCCAAAGTAAATTACAGGAGACAGAATATGTTCCTTTAGAGCAAGAACTTAAAAGAGAACCATCCATTAATACGAAAAAACGTAAAAATTTGAAAAATGCAGGTTTATTTGCTCTATTTGTAGGGCCCGCACTTTTAGCGTTTTGTGTGATTGTACTTATACCATTTTTTACAGGGATTTATTATTCATTTACAGACTGGAACGGAGTAAACGGTACGATTAACTGGGTGGGACTTGATAACTTTAAGTACTTGTTCACCGAAGATAAGCAGTTTCAGCAATCGTTTTGGATTACAACCAAATACACGGTCGTGGCGATTATCTTAACAAACGTGGTCGGATTTGTGTTAGCGATTCTGGTTACTCAAATGTTAAAAACACGAAATATTTTACGTACAGTTTTCTTTATGCCGAATTTAATTGGCGGACTTTTACTAGGATTTGTATGGCAGTTCATTTTCGTAAAAGGATTTGCATCTATCGGACAAATCACGGGGATTTCGCTTTTTGAACTTCCTTGGTTAGGAGACGCGAAAACAGCATTTTGGGGCATCGTGATTGTAAGTGTATGGCAAGGGGCAGGTTATATCATGCTTATTTACACAGCAGCACTGCAAAACGTACCGCAAGAGCTGATTGAAGCAGCAAAAATTGACGGAGCAAGCAGATGGCAAATTCTTCGTCACATTACAATTCCAATGGTAGCGCCGGCAGTAACGGTTTGTTTATTCTTAACGATTTCATGGTCATTCAAAGTATTTGATGTCAACTTATCATTAACAAACGGTGGCCCATTTAAATCAACAGAAATGTTAGCGCTTAATATTTATACAGAAGCATTTGTTAATAACAGATACGGTTTAGGTGAAGCAAAAGCCTTAATTTTCTTCATCGTCGTAGCAGCCATTACAATTATTCAAGTAACATACACCAAGAAGAAGGAGGTTGAATCGTGA
- a CDS encoding SDR family oxidoreductase → MTAKRALITGANSGIGLATTIELAKKGFEVIMVCRNEERGNAALEEAKRQSRSDSISLMTCDLASLDSIRAFTEDFTSHYSVLDVLINNAGVVTIKRETTQDGFEMMLGVNHLGHFLLTNLLLDPLKKAQQGRIINVGSGAHKSGKIDFNNPHLTTGFGIWRGYSQSKLANNLFTVHLSKKLKDTSVTVNCLHPGAVSTAIGVNRQTGFGKSVHAVLRPFFLTPLQGAETAIYLAHSPEVTHISGAYFYKKRVTPPSSRAKDERLAEEFWDWSAREVGL, encoded by the coding sequence ATGACAGCAAAACGAGCGTTAATTACGGGTGCCAATTCAGGAATAGGACTGGCCACAACGATTGAATTAGCCAAAAAAGGATTCGAAGTCATTATGGTGTGCCGAAATGAAGAAAGAGGAAATGCCGCTTTAGAAGAAGCGAAGCGCCAAAGCCGATCGGACTCCATCTCTCTTATGACCTGTGATTTGGCTTCTCTTGACAGTATCAGAGCTTTCACTGAAGACTTTACGTCTCACTACAGCGTGCTTGATGTGCTGATTAATAACGCGGGCGTTGTGACGATCAAGCGTGAAACAACACAAGACGGATTTGAAATGATGCTTGGTGTCAATCATTTGGGTCACTTTTTATTAACTAATTTACTTTTAGATCCGCTGAAAAAAGCTCAGCAAGGACGCATTATAAACGTTGGGTCCGGTGCTCATAAGTCTGGAAAAATAGACTTCAATAACCCTCACTTAACAACAGGGTTCGGAATATGGCGAGGATACTCTCAGTCTAAATTAGCAAATAACTTATTTACGGTCCATTTAAGTAAAAAGCTAAAAGACACTTCTGTAACCGTAAATTGCCTTCACCCGGGAGCAGTTTCTACCGCTATCGGCGTTAACCGCCAAACCGGTTTTGGAAAAAGCGTTCACGCCGTGCTTCGCCCTTTCTTTTTAACGCCTCTTCAAGGTGCCGAAACAGCTATTTATTTAGCACACAGCCCTGAAGTGACGCATATTAGCGGCGCTTATTTTTATAAAAAACGCGTGACTCCCCCTTCTTCAAGAGCAAAAGATGAGCGGCTCGCAGAAGAATTCTGGGACTGGAGTGCGCGCGAAGTTGGCTTATAA
- a CDS encoding TIGR00366 family protein — translation MKALSNFFTALVQRFLPDPFVFALILTLILFVSGIVFTPHGPIEMVQFWGSGFWNLLAFAMQMSLVLVTGHALASSPLVKKWLVNIALLAKTPAQGVILVTLGAAMACIINWGFGLIVGALFAKEVAKRVPGSDYRFLIACAYIGFLTWHGGLSGSIPLVAATPGNPMEKTAGLIPLSDTIFTGYNLFITLGLLIVLPIMTRLMMPTGKEVVEIDPRLLAEDEMAPATVVETTSSKPTFAVRMENSRFLSLTIALLGYSYLIYYFATNGFKMDINTVNLLFFTTGILLHRTPLSYMNAISNAAKGTAGIVIQFPFYAGIQGMMELSGLGGKLTNAFISISNETTFPFLAFLSSGVVNFFVPSGGGHWVVQGPFIMPAAEQLGVDPGVAAMAIAYGEAWMNMAQPFWALPALAIAGLGARDIMGYCVTTLIVSAFIFAIGLTFF, via the coding sequence ATGAAAGCGTTATCTAATTTCTTTACGGCGCTTGTGCAGCGATTTTTACCTGATCCGTTTGTATTTGCTCTAATCCTGACGCTGATTTTATTTGTATCAGGTATTGTTTTTACTCCTCACGGGCCGATTGAAATGGTTCAGTTTTGGGGAAGCGGCTTTTGGAACCTTTTGGCATTTGCGATGCAAATGAGCTTAGTGCTTGTCACGGGACATGCGCTTGCTAGCTCGCCGCTTGTAAAGAAGTGGCTTGTGAACATAGCACTGTTAGCCAAAACTCCGGCGCAAGGGGTAATTCTTGTCACCCTCGGCGCAGCTATGGCCTGTATCATCAACTGGGGGTTTGGCTTAATTGTAGGTGCGCTGTTTGCCAAAGAAGTAGCGAAACGTGTGCCGGGATCTGATTATCGGTTTTTAATTGCCTGTGCTTACATAGGGTTTTTAACGTGGCACGGAGGTTTGTCAGGTTCCATTCCTCTTGTCGCTGCTACACCTGGAAACCCAATGGAAAAAACGGCTGGACTTATTCCGCTGTCAGACACGATTTTTACAGGCTACAACTTATTTATTACCCTCGGATTATTAATTGTCCTTCCTATTATGACAAGACTGATGATGCCGACGGGAAAAGAAGTGGTAGAAATTGATCCAAGACTATTGGCAGAAGATGAAATGGCTCCGGCTACAGTTGTTGAAACGACTTCTTCTAAGCCAACATTTGCTGTACGCATGGAGAACAGCAGGTTTTTAAGTCTGACGATTGCGCTTCTTGGGTATTCATATTTAATTTATTATTTTGCTACAAACGGTTTTAAAATGGATATTAACACAGTGAATTTATTGTTTTTTACAACGGGTATTTTGCTTCACCGCACGCCTTTATCGTATATGAATGCCATTTCTAATGCTGCGAAAGGAACCGCGGGGATTGTGATTCAGTTTCCATTTTACGCAGGTATACAAGGCATGATGGAGCTATCAGGCTTAGGCGGGAAGCTAACGAACGCATTTATCTCGATTTCAAATGAAACGACATTTCCATTTCTTGCGTTTTTAAGTTCCGGCGTTGTGAACTTTTTTGTTCCGTCAGGAGGAGGACACTGGGTTGTACAAGGACCTTTTATTATGCCGGCGGCTGAACAGCTCGGCGTAGATCCGGGAGTCGCTGCGATGGCTATTGCTTACGGAGAAGCGTGGATGAATATGGCACAGCCGTTTTGGGCCTTGCCTGCACTAGCTATCGCGGGACTCGGAGCACGAGATATAATGGGCTACTGCGTGACGACGTTAATTGTATCAGCCTTTATTTTTGCTATAGGACTAACGTTTTTCTAA
- a CDS encoding GNAT family N-acetyltransferase: MLTIEKVPKSQAGVLQNLYSLYLHDLSAYTPSLDIREDGAFHFEELPLFWKVEGLSPYFIKVDDKLTGFFLLLEQPALQQEADYCINDFFILNKYRGQGIASKTVKDIFSHRKGTYMIIELAGNKRAISFWKHIYESLHISFQEKKIELDGEPTLIQTFSV, from the coding sequence ATGCTTACTATTGAAAAAGTACCTAAAAGCCAAGCGGGCGTTTTGCAAAATTTGTATTCTCTTTATCTCCACGATTTATCTGCGTATACACCTTCTTTAGATATTCGCGAAGATGGAGCTTTCCATTTTGAAGAGCTGCCTCTGTTTTGGAAAGTAGAAGGCCTCTCGCCATACTTTATTAAAGTAGATGATAAGCTGACGGGCTTTTTTTTACTTCTTGAACAGCCCGCGCTTCAGCAAGAAGCAGATTACTGCATCAATGATTTTTTTATCTTAAACAAATACCGAGGGCAAGGCATCGCTTCTAAAACGGTAAAAGACATTTTCTCTCATCGAAAAGGAACGTATATGATTATTGAGCTTGCAGGCAATAAGCGGGCTATTTCATTTTGGAAACATATTTATGAAAGCTTACATATTTCCTTTCAAGAAAAGAAAATTGAACTTGACGGAGAGCCAACTCTTATTCAAACATTTAGTGTGTAA
- a CDS encoding DUF4083 family protein produces the protein MVNIGDIIFQILMLLILIGIAGVIIAFIIGLKRLIQKQGVNEKRLQRMEQKLDDMLKNKES, from the coding sequence ATGGTTAATATAGGTGATATTATTTTTCAAATTCTTATGCTGCTTATCCTGATAGGAATAGCAGGGGTAATAATTGCATTTATTATAGGCTTAAAAAGATTGATTCAAAAGCAAGGAGTAAATGAAAAAAGGCTTCAGCGAATGGAACAAAAGTTAGATGATATGCTGAAAAATAAAGAGTCTTGA
- a CDS encoding CapA family protein — translation MNKYLRKAVIYGSLCFLLGACGGAGEQTSSEPQKKEETVKSKEEATKKEKKEGINTTIKISAAGDFTLGNDESFSYDSTFNDVAARNGLPYFTQNVKSIFEQDDLTTVNLETTLTTATEKASKTFRFKGDPSFVNILKQGSIENVNLANNHTRDYLQQGYDDTRENLKKSGIGYFGYEDTYITTVKGVKVGLLGYPGWDDTKEIRSQIKDGIKSLKEKGAKIIIVHFHWGSERHYVPDTAQQALAKYTIDNGADLILGHHPHVVQGIEEYKNKFIVYSLGNFMFGGNKNPSDKDTFVFQQTFTIKDGKLTTNKDINVIPFRISSTTARNDYRPTPLTGAEKDRVKNKLIDVSNQIKQEKWTVYDEDSK, via the coding sequence ATGAACAAGTATTTAAGAAAAGCTGTTATTTATGGAAGTCTGTGTTTTTTACTGGGAGCATGCGGAGGAGCAGGAGAACAAACATCTTCTGAACCACAGAAAAAAGAAGAAACGGTAAAATCTAAAGAAGAAGCGACAAAAAAAGAAAAAAAAGAGGGTATTAATACAACCATTAAAATTAGCGCAGCGGGAGATTTTACTTTAGGAAATGATGAAAGCTTCAGCTATGATTCTACTTTTAATGACGTAGCGGCAAGAAATGGCCTTCCGTATTTTACGCAAAATGTAAAGTCGATTTTTGAACAAGATGATTTAACAACGGTTAATTTAGAAACGACGCTGACAACTGCGACCGAAAAAGCAAGTAAAACATTTCGTTTTAAAGGTGATCCTTCTTTTGTGAATATTTTAAAACAAGGAAGTATTGAAAACGTTAACTTAGCTAATAATCATACACGTGATTATTTACAGCAAGGATATGATGATACAAGAGAGAACTTAAAGAAAAGCGGAATAGGCTATTTTGGCTATGAAGATACATACATCACAACGGTAAAAGGAGTCAAAGTAGGATTGCTTGGATATCCGGGCTGGGATGACACAAAAGAAATAAGAAGCCAGATTAAAGACGGAATTAAGTCTTTAAAAGAAAAAGGCGCTAAAATTATCATTGTGCATTTTCACTGGGGATCTGAACGACACTATGTTCCTGATACAGCGCAGCAAGCATTGGCGAAATATACAATTGATAACGGAGCAGATTTGATTTTAGGTCATCATCCTCACGTTGTTCAAGGAATTGAAGAGTACAAAAATAAATTTATTGTCTATAGCTTAGGAAACTTTATGTTTGGCGGAAACAAAAATCCAAGTGATAAAGATACATTTGTATTTCAGCAGACGTTTACGATTAAAGATGGAAAGCTAACGACTAATAAAGACATCAACGTCATTCCATTCCGTATTTCTTCCACAACGGCGCGAAACGACTACCGACCTACGCCTTTAACAGGAGCGGAAAAGGATCGAGTGAAAAATAAACTGATCGATGTTTCCAATCAAATCAAACAGGAAAAGTGGACGGTTTACGATGAAGATAGTAAATGA
- a CDS encoding YeeE/YedE family protein, with amino-acid sequence MAQTLHSSYKSKPTTVVTELSPMQKPLFAGGVIAAVILLLAIVLTTNWTQGVLFIIGLALGMTLLYARFGFTSAFRRLVSVGNVQGLQAHMLMLAIASTLFAIILSTDFSFTGVTPKGYVSPVGVSVIVGSFMFGIGMQLGNGCASGTLYSLGGGSSSMILTLLSFIVGSMFGAYHLPFWQKQPSLPPISLAESTGLGYFGAWIVQLIAFAAIYWITIQIAKKKNPPMMKQLPTTKGWKKIIRGSWPLFTAAIVLAVLNALTLAVRGNPWGITSAFALWGGKAMMAAGIDVSSWGFFQGGNGEALTKSVLADSTSVLNFGIILGAFISATAQGTFKPGKIKPGVAGAAVVGGLLMGYGARLAFGCNIGAYFGGIASFSLHGWVWMVMAMLGTGLALFIRPLFGLKNPKSNDSIC; translated from the coding sequence TTGGCGCAAACGTTGCACTCATCATATAAATCAAAGCCCACTACTGTTGTAACAGAATTAAGCCCTATGCAAAAGCCATTATTTGCAGGAGGGGTTATAGCAGCAGTTATTTTACTTCTTGCGATTGTGCTCACGACTAATTGGACGCAAGGTGTTTTATTTATTATCGGTCTAGCGTTGGGGATGACGCTTCTATACGCACGTTTTGGCTTTACATCAGCATTTCGCCGACTTGTATCTGTCGGCAATGTTCAAGGGTTGCAAGCGCATATGCTTATGCTCGCGATTGCTTCAACGCTGTTTGCTATTATTTTAAGTACAGACTTTAGCTTTACAGGCGTAACGCCAAAAGGATATGTTTCACCTGTAGGAGTAAGCGTGATAGTTGGTTCGTTTATGTTTGGAATTGGCATGCAGCTAGGAAATGGATGTGCCTCAGGGACGCTGTATTCGTTAGGCGGCGGCTCTTCTTCTATGATTTTAACGCTTTTATCCTTTATTGTAGGTTCTATGTTCGGGGCATATCATTTGCCGTTTTGGCAAAAACAACCGTCGCTTCCGCCTATTTCACTAGCTGAATCTACAGGTCTTGGTTATTTTGGTGCTTGGATTGTACAGCTCATCGCGTTTGCAGCGATTTACTGGATTACGATTCAAATTGCCAAAAAGAAAAATCCGCCTATGATGAAACAGCTTCCTACTACAAAAGGGTGGAAGAAAATTATTCGCGGCTCTTGGCCTCTATTCACCGCAGCGATTGTGCTGGCTGTATTAAATGCATTGACGCTTGCTGTAAGAGGAAATCCTTGGGGAATTACCTCTGCTTTTGCTTTATGGGGCGGAAAAGCGATGATGGCAGCTGGGATAGATGTATCGAGCTGGGGATTTTTCCAAGGTGGGAATGGAGAAGCGCTAACGAAAAGTGTGCTAGCGGACTCTACCAGCGTGTTAAATTTTGGGATCATACTAGGCGCTTTCATTTCAGCAACGGCGCAAGGGACGTTTAAACCAGGAAAGATTAAGCCCGGCGTTGCAGGAGCAGCTGTTGTTGGGGGCCTTTTAATGGGATATGGTGCTCGACTTGCCTTTGGCTGTAATATTGGCGCTTACTTTGGCGGCATTGCTTCATTTAGTCTTCACGGATGGGTATGGATGGTTATGGCGATGCTTGGCACAGGCTTAGCACTATTTATCCGACCGTTATTTGGACTCAAAAACCCTAAATCTAATGATTCGATTTGTTAA
- a CDS encoding EAL domain-containing protein: MGCDACLPISRGYTVSIQKPTDVKKLEKYFKDISQNQWKTLGEDMFWMREDIFWGFMDYVYQHLDPRHVWAVEATPRSPFENLPRMEPITVFQKLKDALWIDELIEDKRICSYYQPIVSVDREQVNIIGHEILSRGLEEDGSIIPPFKMFEAAQIRNKTFALDRACRLEAVKNASIIDRQLIFINFIPTAIYNPEHCLASTFALIQELNIKPEQIVFEVIETEDVQDIEHLKNILNYYRSHGFKYALDDVGVVGYNTLKRLLEVEPDVVKLAFEFTNGVSKNEKQKKVAQEMLAITHKMGAKALAEGVETEEDLKCLIEMGYDLFQGYYFAKPHPTPVKEIHSIYV; the protein is encoded by the coding sequence ATGGGGTGCGACGCGTGTCTGCCAATTAGTAGAGGATATACGGTTTCTATTCAGAAACCAACCGATGTAAAGAAATTGGAAAAATACTTTAAAGATATTTCTCAAAATCAATGGAAGACTCTTGGAGAAGATATGTTCTGGATGAGAGAAGATATCTTTTGGGGTTTTATGGATTATGTTTATCAGCATTTAGACCCTCGGCATGTGTGGGCTGTAGAAGCCACGCCGCGGAGCCCGTTTGAAAACCTGCCGCGTATGGAGCCAATCACCGTTTTCCAAAAACTGAAAGATGCCTTGTGGATTGATGAGCTGATTGAAGACAAGCGAATTTGCTCATATTATCAGCCGATTGTATCGGTTGATCGCGAACAAGTGAACATCATTGGCCATGAAATTTTATCAAGAGGACTAGAAGAAGATGGAAGTATTATACCCCCTTTTAAAATGTTTGAAGCTGCTCAAATAAGAAATAAAACCTTCGCCCTTGACCGAGCTTGCCGCTTAGAAGCTGTAAAAAATGCCAGTATTATTGATCGTCAGCTGATTTTTATTAACTTTATTCCTACAGCAATATATAATCCCGAGCATTGCTTGGCATCTACATTTGCGTTAATTCAAGAATTGAATATAAAACCCGAGCAAATAGTATTTGAAGTTATTGAAACGGAGGATGTTCAAGATATTGAGCATTTAAAAAACATTTTGAATTATTATCGTTCCCACGGATTTAAATATGCTTTAGATGACGTAGGGGTGGTTGGTTATAACACGCTGAAGAGGCTTTTAGAAGTGGAGCCTGACGTGGTGAAGTTAGCATTTGAATTCACAAACGGAGTCAGTAAAAATGAGAAACAGAAAAAAGTGGCCCAAGAGATGTTAGCTATCACCCATAAAATGGGGGCGAAGGCTCTTGCGGAAGGGGTAGAGACAGAAGAAGATTTAAAATGCCTGATAGAGATGGGATATGATTTGTTTCAAGGGTATTATTTTGCAAAGCCTCATCCTACTCCGGTAAAAGAGATTCATTCTATTTACGTTTAG
- a CDS encoding iron-containing alcohol dehydrogenase, with product MNIFLQHNPTKLYFGKNQITKLSQGLASYHKQVNVLLVYGGGSIKRNGVYDEVKAELQSINAVVHELSGVEPNPRLTTVAKGVDICKKENIDFLLAVGGGSVIDCTKAIAAGAVYEGNTWDLITRKEEITDALPFGTVLTLAATGSEMNSTSVITNWETKEKLGWTSSHVFPVFSILDPAYTFSVPRDQTVYGIVDSMSHALEHYFHRTENTPMIDGFIESLLRTAVQEGPKLLKDLTSYKYRETMMYISTTAFNGSLANGTDGGDWATHRIEHALSAVYDIPHGGGLAILFPNWLEHVLKEDPSRVRQLAVNVFGIEPAGKTDEEIATEGAKALRTFWNDLGAPNCLRDYDIDDSEFDAIVEKTFVKPGVGTYKELDYASVRDILERSK from the coding sequence ATGAATATATTTTTGCAACACAATCCTACAAAATTATACTTTGGAAAAAATCAAATTACGAAGCTATCGCAAGGGCTTGCTTCTTATCATAAACAAGTAAACGTTCTGTTAGTATACGGAGGAGGAAGTATCAAACGAAATGGCGTATACGACGAGGTGAAAGCTGAACTTCAGTCTATTAACGCAGTTGTTCACGAGCTTTCTGGTGTAGAACCTAACCCTCGTTTGACTACGGTAGCTAAAGGCGTTGACATATGTAAAAAAGAAAACATTGATTTTCTCTTAGCCGTTGGGGGAGGAAGTGTAATCGATTGTACAAAAGCTATTGCAGCTGGAGCCGTGTATGAAGGGAATACATGGGATTTAATTACACGTAAAGAAGAGATTACAGATGCTCTTCCTTTTGGAACGGTATTAACACTTGCAGCAACAGGATCTGAAATGAATTCAACTTCTGTTATAACAAATTGGGAAACAAAAGAAAAGCTCGGATGGACGTCTTCTCACGTATTTCCCGTCTTTTCTATCTTAGATCCGGCGTACACATTTTCAGTGCCGCGCGATCAAACCGTCTATGGAATTGTTGACAGTATGTCACATGCGCTTGAACACTATTTTCATCGCACGGAAAATACGCCGATGATTGACGGCTTTATTGAATCATTGCTAAGAACAGCTGTACAAGAAGGTCCTAAGCTTCTTAAAGACCTTACTTCTTATAAGTATCGTGAAACGATGATGTATATCAGCACGACGGCGTTTAACGGAAGCTTAGCAAACGGAACGGACGGGGGAGACTGGGCTACTCATCGTATTGAACATGCTCTGTCGGCCGTATATGATATTCCCCACGGAGGCGGTCTTGCTATCTTGTTCCCTAACTGGCTGGAGCATGTGCTAAAAGAAGATCCTTCTCGTGTAAGACAACTGGCTGTAAACGTATTTGGCATTGAACCCGCAGGAAAAACCGATGAAGAAATAGCAACGGAAGGAGCAAAAGCACTTCGCACTTTCTGGAATGACTTAGGAGCCCCGAACTGCTTGCGTGACTATGATATTGATGATAGTGAATTTGATGCTATTGTTGAAAAGACCTTTGTAAAACCAGGTGTTGGCACTTATAAAGAGCTTGACTATGCAAGCGTTCGAGATATTCTAGAAAGATCCAAATAA